The DNA segment TGCGCCGCCCTGGTACGGGCACGCCCGCGTTCAGGACCTCGGCGCGCTGGTTCAACGGGGGTTGGCCAGCGAGGCGGACTACACTGAATTCGTCTCGGAGCAGGACGACCTCAGCGCGACGGGGAAGTATTTCTATGGCATCACGGGGTTCGCCTACGTTGGCAAGCGGACGTCCTCCGCTTAACCCGCGCGCACGGCGGACGCCGATCGCTTCGCGATGCGGCGCCGCTGATGCTGAGCGTTCTACGGACAATGGGTCGAGGCACGTGTCGTTCGCGCGACCGTCGGCGATCCACACCAGACGATCGTGAGGCAGAGTGAGCGCTGATTCGCCGGGCCAGATCGTCATCCTGAACGGGGTGCAGCGATCGGGGAAGACGAGCATTGCGCAAGTCATGCAAGACAAATTCCCCGGCGTCTGGATGAACATCGGCGCCGACGCCCACATCAGGTGCACGCCGCCCGCCTTCCGTCCGGGAGTCGGCCTCCGAGCGCAGAGACCCGAGTGGGCGAGCACTGCTGCCGGGCGCGTGTCCTTGGATGTCTTGGAGGAATACGTACCGGTGCTCTATGCGGCTCTGTGCGAGTCCGTCGCGGCGCACGCGCGGCTCGGGCTCAACGTGGTGGTGGATGTTGGCCATCACGACGCCTACTCAAAGCCGTTGGGCATCCTGCCGGACTGCGCTCGACGCCTCGCCGGTCTTCCCGTCTTGTTCGTCGGCGTGCGATGCCCGGTCGATGTCTTGTGGGAGCGTCGCGAGGCGACGTGGGGGCAGGTCCGTGGTGAGGTCGACGCCGGCGTCACAGGTTCGGTGCATCTTGGTGTCGATGCTATTCACGCGCACGGCGGCTACGACCTTGAAGTCGACACCTCCGCGCTCAGTCCCGAAGCGTGCGCGGAGTTGATCCGCAAGCGGCTTGCGGAAGGACCTCCGGGGTCCCGGTTCGCCGAGATCGCCGGGAGGGAAAGTGAGGATCGGAACCCGACCTTCGACCCGAGGGTGGCAGTAAAGTAGATTGACATGACGGCTCGCTACAAGATCGCTTTGCACCGCTCGGATGAGGGTGTCGCGGTTTCGGTGCCTGGTCTTCCTGGATGCTGGTCGCGGGGTAAGGATGAGGACGAGGCCATCGAGAACATTCGCGCCGCCATCGAGGCGTATGTCGCAGTCGCGGACGCGCAGCTCGAGGGATCTGAGGTTCGGGAGATCGAAGTCGTCATCTGATGCCGAGCATCCCCGGCGTCTCCCACCAGCGCGCGGTTCGCGCTCTTCGCAAGGCAGCTTTGAGATTGTCCGCGAGGGAAAGCACATCGTCATGTCGGATGGCCGCCGCATCTTGACTATCCCTCTCGCCAACCCGATCAGCGTGTTCACCATGGGCGG comes from the Actinomycetota bacterium genome and includes:
- a CDS encoding type II toxin-antitoxin system HicB family antitoxin — its product is MTARYKIALHRSDEGVAVSVPGLPGCWSRGKDEDEAIENIRAAIEAYVAVADAQLEGSEVREIEVVI
- a CDS encoding chloramphenicol phosphotransferase, giving the protein MSADSPGQIVILNGVQRSGKTSIAQVMQDKFPGVWMNIGADAHIRCTPPAFRPGVGLRAQRPEWASTAAGRVSLDVLEEYVPVLYAALCESVAAHARLGLNVVVDVGHHDAYSKPLGILPDCARRLAGLPVLFVGVRCPVDVLWERREATWGQVRGEVDAGVTGSVHLGVDAIHAHGGYDLEVDTSALSPEACAELIRKRLAEGPPGSRFAEIAGRESEDRNPTFDPRVAVK